The following proteins come from a genomic window of Nothobranchius furzeri strain GRZ-AD chromosome 1, NfurGRZ-RIMD1, whole genome shotgun sequence:
- the hs3st1 gene encoding heparan sulfate glucosamine 3-O-sulfotransferase 1: MAALLLGLLLFAMQPPPLPSRPLAGGGPSAPPTDSPTDNGTTSHPNGTFQQLPQIIIIGVRKGGTRALIEMLSLHSEVVAAQNEVHFFDWESHFQKGLPWYLSQMPYAFPEQLTVEKTPAYFTCSRVPKRIHQMNPNIKLLLILRDPTERVLSDYTQVFYNRLQKHKRYQPIESVLVKDGEINLGYKALNRSLYYIHMQNWLHYFPLESIHVVDGDKLIKDPLLEMKKVEKFLKLEPQLNASNFYFNKTKGFYCLRDHGRERCLHDSKGRAHPHVAPAILQKLYQFFHQPNQKFFELVGRTFNWN, encoded by the coding sequence ATGGCAGCCCTGCTCCTTGGGCTGCTGCTTTTTGCGATGCAGCCCCCTCCTCTCCCCTCCAGGCCGCTGGCCGGCGGGGGACCGTCTGCGCCTCCTACCGACTCGCCCACCGACAATGGGACCACCAGCCACCCCAACGGGACCTTTCAGCAGCTTCCTCAGATTATAATTATCGGTGTGAGGAAGGGGGGCACGCGGGCGCTGATCGAGATGCTCAGCTTGCACAGCGAGGTGGTGGCGGCTCAGAATGAGGTGCACTTCTTTGACTGGGAGAGCCACTTTCAGAAGGGCCTGCCCTGGTATCTCAGCCAGATGCCTTACGCCTTCCCCGAACAGCTGACGGTGGAGAAGACACCCGCCTACTTCACCTGCAGCAGGGTCCCAAAACGCATCCATCAGATGAACCCTAACATCAAGCTCCTGCTCATCCTCAGAGACCCCACTGAGCGCGTTCTCTCGGACTACACCCAGGTGTTCTACAACCGCCTCCAGAAGCACAAGCGCTACCAGCCCATTGAGTCGGTGCTGGTGAAGGATGGAGAGATCAACCTGGGGTACAAGGCTCTTAACCGCAGCCTGTATTACATCCACATGCAGAACTGGCTCCACTACTTCCCCCTGGAGAGCATCCATGTCGTGGATGGGGACAAGCTAATCAAAGATCCGCTACTAGAGATGAAAAAGGTGGAAAAGTTCTTAAAGCTGGAGCCTCAGTTGAACGCTTCAAACTTTTACTTCAACAAAACAAAAGGATTTTACTGTTTGAGAGACCACGGGCGAGAGAGGTGTTTACACGACTCAAAGGGCAGAGCTCACCCTCACGTGGCTCCGGCCATCCTACAGAAACTCTACCAGTTCTTCCACCAGCCAAACCAGAAGTTCTTTGAGCTGGTGGGTCGAACATTCAACTGGAACTGA